The Opitutus sp. DNA window CGGCACGGCGAACAACGCCTCGGTCTGCGCCAGTTCGAACTCCCGGTCCTTCCGCCGTTCGCGCTTTTCCGCCATGGCGTGGGCGTCGAGATCGGCGGTCATGGCCACTTCGATTTCGGGGTGGGACCGCCAAAAGCGCTGTAATTGCAGTAAGAAATCACCAAAATCACTGCGCGCCGGGGTTGAAAAGAAGTCGCCGGAGGGATAAACGATCGATTCGTTACTTGATAATTTAACGCCGCTACTTATTTTGTTTCCTGTTTTCATGCAGTATAATACGGCACTTTTACAGTAAACTTAAATCACATAAGTTGTTTTTACTAGAAAAAACCAAAAACCTTTTCGAGGAGGCTCAGGCTCTGATAATCGTCGTATTTTGTGGCGCCGATATTCGATTCAGGTTAATTTTCCACGCACATGTCCGCCAAGTTACTCCAGAAAGTGACGTCCATGACCGGCTGCTCCCGAGCGACGATTTACCGCGCATTAAAGGGCAGCCCCTTGGTGAGCACTGCGACCCGGGAGAAGATTCAGGTTGCGGCGCAGCAAATCGGTTTCCGGCTTAATCCCCTGGTGGGCGAGTGGATGGCTCGCGTGCGCAACCCCGAGGCCGGGCTTTCCCGCCAGCCGCTGCTCTATCTGGCCGGCCACAGCCGCGCAGAGTATGCGAAGAGTTTTTTTCTCGCCGAAGCCTGGCGTTCGGCGCGGCGACGGGCGCGCGAGCTCGGATTCTCGATCGAGATTTTCTATGCCCACCAGCGCACCGATGGATGGGAGCGCACGGCGGACCAAATCCGCAAGCGCGGCATCCGCGGGGTCATCATCGCGCGCTTCCCTCCGGGCTCGCCACCAGTCACGCTGCCTTGGGACGAGCTCTCGGTGGTGGCCATCGGCTTTACCGCATCGCACCCGCCGGTGCACACGGTGGCCTCACACGGCTTTGAAACGATCCGCCACGCCATGGAGGACCTGCGCCAGCGCGGCTACCGGCGGCC harbors:
- a CDS encoding LacI family DNA-binding transcriptional regulator, coding for MSAKLLQKVTSMTGCSRATIYRALKGSPLVSTATREKIQVAAQQIGFRLNPLVGEWMARVRNPEAGLSRQPLLYLAGHSRAEYAKSFFLAEAWRSARRRARELGFSIEIFYAHQRTDGWERTADQIRKRGIRGVIIARFPPGSPPVTLPWDELSVVAIGFTASHPPVHTVASHGFETIRHAMEDLRQRGYRRPGYVGSLVTEKIGGSRHTADFLACRESFPEALEVPPLRLLMDGDLAPCRAAYLRWFRKYRPDVIVSGGITEYLAWLHEEGLRIPEEVGYFHLGLRKDFPVIRHAAGIPQPGGELGRSAVDALAVMLYHGETGLPARADILQSFANSFVEGRTLRAPQKEMIQA